The DNA sequence tgagaaatgagctttattttaaacaagtgttaaacacacagtatCTCTCTCTCAAACCGCTCCTCCTCCTGGAATGACTCAGAGTTTTATgagccccccctcctcctcctgctctcacATACAGCGAGCTCCACTCTGTTCACACATTTCCTTGTTCCCTCCCCTTCAGATCTACAGATTGAAGATGGGTGTAACCAACATGTGGTGACGTGAGAGAGCTGACAGGCTCCATTCACTGCAGGAACACATGATGTTCAGTTCAGAGCTCAAACTAGTTTCACTTTTAAGGAAGTGAGAGTCAGACAGGCGTCGTCACTGAGAGGTGAAATGGCGCAGAAAGGAGTTGAGCTGGACCAAGACACCTTCTCTTGTTCCATCTGTCTGGATCTACTGAAGGATCCGGTGGCTATTCCCTGTGGACACAGCTACTGCATGAACTGTATTAAAACCCACTGGGATGGAGAGGATGGGAAGAAAATCTACAGCTGCCCTCAGTGTAGGCAGAGCTTCACACCGAGGCCTGTCCTGGTGAGAAACACCATGTTAGCAGTTTTAGTGGAGGAACTGAAGAAAACTGGACTCCAAGCTGCTCCTATTGATCACTGCTATGCTGGAGCTGAAGATGTGGCCTGTGATGTCTGCACTGGGAGAAAACTGAAAGCCCTCAAGTcttgtttggtgtgtgtggccTCTTTCTGTGAGAAACACCTTCAATTTCATTATGACTCAGCTCCGTTCAGGAAACACAAGCTGGTGGAGCCCTCCAAGAAGCTGCAGGAGAACATCTGCTCTCGTCATGAtgaggtgatgaagatgttctGTCGCACTGATCAGCAGTGTATCTGTTATCTCTGCTCTGTGGATGAACATAAAGGCCACGACACagtgtcagctgcagcagaaaggactgagaagcagagagagctggaggtGAGTCGACAAAACATCCAGCAGGGAATccaggacagagagaaagatgtgaagctgctccaacaggaggtggaggctATCAGTCGCTCTGCTGATAAAGCAGTGGAGGACAGTGAGAAGATCTTCACTGAGCTGATCCGTCTCATGGAGGAAAGACGCTCTGATGTGAAGCAGCAGGTCAGATGGCAGCAGGAAACTGAAGTGAGTCGAGTCAAAGAGCTTcaggagaagctggagcaggagatCACTGAGCTGAAGAGGAAAGACGTGAAGCTGGAGgagctctcacacacagaggatcacAACCAGTTTCTACACAACTACCCCTCActgtcagcactcagtgaatccACACACTCATCCAGCATCAACATCCGTTCTCTGAGCTACTTTGAGGACGTGACAGCAGCTGTGTCAGAAGTCAGAGATAAACTACAGGACGTTCTGAGGGAGACATGGACAAACGTCTCACTGACAGTGACTGACGTGGATGTTTTACTGTCAGACCCAGAGCCCAAGACCAGAGCTGAGTTCTTAAAATATTCACGTGAAATCACACTGGATctaaacacagcaaacacacatctgTTATTATCTGAAGGGAACAGAAGAGCAACATACATCAGTCGACAACAGTCTTATCCCAGTCACCCAGAGAGATTCACTGAATGTTGGCAGGTCCTGAGTAGAGAGAGTCTGACTGGACgttgttactgggaggtggagtggagcGGGAGAGGAGTTAACATAGCAGTGGCGTACAAGAACATCAACAGAGCAGGGAGCCCGAATTACTTTGGATTTGGACGAAATGACAAATCTTGGGCGTtagatacaaataaaaaatgttatcaCTTTTGGTACAACAATGTTGAAACTCCCGTCTCAGGTCCTCAGTCCTCCAGAGTAGGAGTGTACCTGGATCACAGTGCAGGTATTCTGTCCTTCTACAACGTTTCTGAAACCATgactctcctccacagagtccagaccacattcactcagcctctctatgCTGGACTCTGGCTTCGTTATGCCGATGGGAACACAGCTGAGTTGTGTGAGCTCAAATagacagaagtcatttaagggtTAAATCCTGTGTATTAATTCTTATTTAGTCTCCATGTTGCTGAGAGCTGATTGTTGTGGCATCTCTTCACTGCACTgagatcagctgtcagtcaaacattACGGGCAGTACTTTGACATCTTCTCTCGAGTTGTTGTCTAAATATTTCTTGCGGTGGTGctccttcctgtgtgtgtttagccgTGGAGGCTGTCACTGCTCATCATGATGTGTTGTAAACTTCTTTGTGCTCTGAATGTTTGATGAACATTTCAGTGGATGTATTTGTACGTTGTTGTTTCTCTCCCACTGCATGAGTCTGAAGAGAGAAATCAGCAGACCTCCTTTATCTCCGATATTGTGCTTGTAAATTTGTACAGAAATGTATAATTAGCTTTTAATGTGTTGGTGTGGCAGATTAGTTAGCTACTAGAAACTGTAATGATCCTGATCATAATCAATAAGGAGATCATTCATTAATGTCTTTTACACAAACTGAAGGTTTACatgatgataaacaaacatgaacaaagtattttcttcttgtcttcattCCAGGGTATCAAACAAAGCTGATGGAGAAACTGTGACACTGATATGAGAGTATAACTGAGGCAGATGTCCTCCTGAAACACCACAAAGTCCACTGTTCATGTTCAGAGCAGAGGAGCGTTTGTCAGTCAGTCTCTGTCCTTTAACTTTCCTCACTCAAACAGTTTTGTCACAGAGAAATGAGCAGAGTTTTCTGTCATGTGTTGCTTTTTACAAGGAACATTTTCTTTGTGCACTGAGTCAAGAAAGAGCATTTATTACAGAGAGATATTTAGAGTTGATTCGGTTAAGTTCAGGTGTGAAGAGGGTTTTTTCAGTCCTGAAACACACAAGAGACAACAGATataatgcaaaatactttttacaaCCTGAGAGCTGATGTGAATGATATTTGTGGAAAGTGGAAACTCTCCTGTCCCATCTTTTCTCCTGGGAGGTCTCAGGTGACCTATTTGGAAAGCTCCAGGAGGTTACATGTCCGATGTACCTGCCTTCCACAAACACAACTAAAGTTAACACACTTCACTACCAGCTATTTTGTACAAGGCGTGGAGACATAGACTCCAGTCAGCTTCCACCTTATGAAGATTGTCTCTACATGCATGCCTTACGAGCAAACTATCAGGCTGCTATCTGGCGGAGGAGTCTGGAGTGCAATCCAAGTGTACGAAATCCAAAGGGTCATGAATGGAAGATCCACGATGGGGATCTGGCCATTGAGTTAGTGCAAGGTACGCCTGCACCAGAGGCTGTATTGGACCTACTATCATGCTCCTGCTCACGAACATGTAAAGTTTCAGAATGGCCATGCCTGCAGAACAGTCTGCATTGCACAGATATGTGTGAACTACAAACCTGCAGCAACCAGGCAAATGAGCTGGAATATTTTCCGGAGCTGAATGATAGTGATGTGGATGGTGAATGATTTGACAGAGTAAATGCTACACTATATAACGGCTCTAGATGGCATAAATTCTAATTCGTGTTCCTAGCGTTGACATTATCTCTGTGCTCTGCCTTACGCCATTTCTCCCTCTGTTTTAAGGACTCACCAGCCACAGCTCCTGTCTCTTCTCCACCTGATTCAAAGTCTGCCATTGCCGTCTCTCCATGCTCTCCGATGACATTCAATTTCAGTATAGTAGCTCTGAGTGTTAGCTAGGATGAGGGCAGCAGGTGGGCCCTCCTATTTTAGGACGGCCTACAATGGAGAAATAAGGCACCTCCTTCCCTCTGGTAAGCTGGGAGTCCGCCTTAGGCAAGCGGTAACACTCCCTTTGCCTCCTAGTTATGCGTCAAATAGCAACTGGGCAGCTCTCAGTGCTAGTAGCCCTACTGTAGGCTACAGTAACACTGAGTGTTAGCACAGTAACTGAGTAATCAATTTCCCGTCCTTGTGATTGTCTTCATTAACAAAACTGgtgcatatttaaataaaatatttcagaaaatttgtaatacaaaaaatacttgtCTTAATATGAGTGATCAACCGGGCAAGTTACATGGGGATGTCTATTCGTTAATTTTTCACCCCATTTGTAATATTTTGCCTACACTGGTGTAAGTTTGTTTACAGAGTGATAACTATAATTAAGCTACTAGATAGGCGGGGCTATCATACCAAAATATAAACTAGAGACCTGTAGAGagataaaaatgccaaaactgTTTGGTCCCTGTGGGTGATAGGGGCCTACCATGTTGTGAAAACTATCCCTTTAGCCCCTAGACTAATAGGGCCCCATtctatttgtctgtttgaagtTCTGGCTGCACTAGTTACCTGTCAGGGGCTGGTGACATCAGATGGTGAGGTGAATAATCTAATAACCTACTTTTATGATAAGATGACATTCTTTGGCACATATAAATGCAATTTTGGGGTGATTGgcttatttacattaataatgGCAAACACATGTATACAtgccttttggattttttattcCTTATTTCATGTCCGCCTATAgttcatgtgtgtttaggtgtatacatttttttaaaaggagcaaGGTACTGATAGAATCTTTGCTGCATCGTGTGCAGCAACTGTCTGTGAACATTCAGTCCAAATTTGGTGACATTCTGATAATTATTTCCCGAGATTCATGTGATAAGGCAGACACCGTCCCTTCTGGAGAAGTCTCAGTATTGACTATTTTAAATTTTGGGGAGGACCCAAAGATCatccgattttttttttattattttattttattttttttattaagctaCTACATAGGCAGGTCTGTAAACTAGAGACATAGAGGAAgtcaaaaaatgccaaaattgttTGGTCCCTTTAAGTGATACCAATTTGTGAAAAATAGCCCCTTGGCCCCTGGACTATTGCTATCACTGGGAGGAAGTACTTTAGTGTTCAAAGGTATGTTGGTGATCCAAGACCGATAACTAGATCAAGTCAAGAGGAAGACATTATCTCTAGGATGAGATTTGGGCATACTGGTTTAGGCAGCACTTTACTTATTTTAAAGAAACATGCTGATGGTAAATGTAGTGTATGTAGTACTGCTGAGACTGTAGAGCATGTTATTGAGTACTGTTCCAAATTTGACCAGGAGAGACAGCAACTCAGGAGCTGGAGTTAGAAAGTGTGCCTTTAAACATAAAGACTATCCTCCAGAAAAATTCAGGCGAGGTTTGCTtcaggtttttgttttatttcttgagTAGAACTGCTCTGATCAGAAGAATTtcgtttttgtttgttttgttttgttaatattAAGTTATCCAGACCCAGACTCCATTTcggtaggtggcggtaatgcttCCATACGTTGTTTGCCAACCGCCATAAAACTAGAAGAAGAagacgtagaagaagaagaagtagaagaagaggaggagaagaggagaaggagagtaGAAAATTTATTACAAAATTGACAAAAGTCACTAGTCACTAGTTTTGTCACCGTCACCACCAGCAACAATCAACCGGCAGCAACGACGTCGACATCCGTTCAGGAGGGTCCGTCGTGTGGAGATCGAGATGAACAACCAGTGAGTAACGTTATCAAAACTGTCCAAGGGGTCAATTTTttctatatttataattattccTTTACGTTATACATTCAAAACATTACAAAGTATGTAAGTAAATTATTAACAACTACTCAATCTGCATTAAAATGATCCCTGTCAGTGTTAAAGCtttgtattatatatatgtTATCTTTATTGACAGACTCAAGGTCCAGATATAAAAGACACATGCAGACAAACATAAGATAGACATGTGTCCTCAATGGTTAAAATACATACAGATGATGGTTCCAATATTTCCAAAGGCTGGAGGAATATCTTGTCTCACTTTTGGTAGGGTCAGTTAAAGACATAATAATCCCATTCCTGGACTCAATCTGCCGACACctaaatttataaataaaattcctGAGTAGTGCTtgatagtgttgtcacgataccaaaatttTGACTTAGATATCAATACAAAATTTAGTATCACAATACTCGATACCAAAATGATACTTTAAACCAAAACGATACTGAAACAATACGATTCAATACTCGATACCTAAAGGATCAGACACAGACTGTCCACATTGGTTGATCACATTTTCAAATCAAAGCCTAAAAAAACACCCTAAAAATCTCATATGTTAATATATATCGAAGCAAATTGCTATAGttatatttattacattatcATAGTAGCCTATTTCATATTGTCCTGTGCAGTGCGGACAATGAATGCATAGACTACTGTTCTACTGTTCCAAAACAACAAACCGTCATTATACAAACGGCTCATTTCCACTTAAACAGTAGCCTACTCCAGCAACCTAATCACATATTTTAGCCAGGCAGGGAGTTATTGTTCTTTATGCACCATATATGTTCACTAGATTAACAGTAGGAGACTAGGAATGTGCCTGGTTTTACTGTCCATTCTGGCTGCCTGCCACCGTAACATTATAGCCTGGCTAAGGCTATTACTCTAACAAGGCATAGCTGCATAGCTTAGGCTAGCTGACATTAATATGCTATTCAGCTAAGCATTTTGAAAAGCACCACAGTGACACCCTCAGACAAGTGCAGTTTAATAATTTGTTGTTTTGGAActcataattttaaataaaagccGCTGCTTGTCATAATTTAACTAGCCAGCTCATCTGCTAAGCTGACGTTTCATGTAGGTACTCCGTGTACAAGTCGGTGTCTGTCACTCAGATGCAATCGCTTGTTTTGGCTAGTGCTGCCACCCAGTGGTCATTCAGAAAAACTAGTGTCGAAAGTGAAGAGCCATTAGTATTGAACCGTTTTCAACTTAAGAGTATTGAAAAAGTATTGAATTTCGGTATATCGTGCAACACTGGTGCTTGAAAAGTGCGAACATTACGGTTTACAAACATCTTGCTAGCACTTTCCCATCTTGGGTACTTTAACAAGATTCTAAGAGCATCATTATGCCACCTTAATCTTGGCTTTGGACGCATCTAAAAATAAACGTAAACATTGTTGTGTTGTGCCTCTTATAGTTAGAGACAAGTTCTTTAACTTCTTTCTTAATATcgctttaatgtgtgttataatttactgctgtagatgtttaaggttgaggaaaaaggaaaaaacaagagaaaaggagaggaggataaCGAGAAAAAGGGACggaagaaaaaggagagggagacaacGAGAAAAagggacagaagaagaaagaaaaaagggagaggaagacaaTGGCTGCGGTCGAATAGTCTTTTTTGCTTAGGAAGGTTCCTAACTAAGTGAAATGACCTGGAAGTATCTAAGTGGCAGCCATGATAAGAGCTGGTCGAATTCTCTAAATTTTAAGGAAAGGTGCTTCAATGCTTCCTTTCTAATCTCCTTTAGCATAGGGTACACTGGACCATCCTTTACGGAGATAAAGGATATAGGAGATAATTCCATCCCACAAGTCCTTGCGGCGGCATTATTTAAAGCGTCCAAGCAACGCACCATTCACAAACTCAAATGATTAGGAAAGAAATAGATCAACATGACTGAGAAAGGAAGGAGATCACCATGTAAGTTACCATTGTTTATGAAACATTATACATCTCAGTCCATAACTTGTTCATATGCTATATGTTTATGAAACATTATACATCTCATGCCATAACTTGTCCATATGCTATATGTTTATGAAACATTATACATCTCAGTCTATAACTTGTTCATATGCTATATGTTTATGAAACATTATACATCTCAGTCCATAACTTGTTCATATGCTGTATGTTTTCAACTTTCAACATTATGTTAAACTTAGATGTGACCTATGAAGGTTTCGCTACTATTGGTGTACCCTCCGTCCACAGCTTTGTTGAACTTGTTTtataacaggataaacaaatatgcaaatatacaatgcatcattttaattttccgattttggtgtgaatgagaaaaaaacggAAATCCACGTGCTTTTCCCGTTTTCGTCCTCAAATGGTTAATTGAAATAGAAATTAAACCAAAACCAGAAACCTACTTGTTTTTCACCTTGATTGTTATATCTAtattatctgcccctactgcaTCTCAAAACATAGATAgcctagatagatagatagatagatagatagattcaaGAGCATTATCTAGACCTGCTTTATGTGAAAAGTACCCTGAGATAACTTTTGTTGTGATTtggcactatataaataaaattgacttgaaaaaaaaaaatagatcgATAATCAATGAAGTAACATTGCTGTGCCTCATGCATAAattcaagtcaagtcaactttatttatagagcacatttaaaaacgacaaccaaagtgctttacaatggATACAAATTATGCACAACAAGAAAATCGACCAAGACAATAGAGTTTGCCTTGAGCAAATTCAATGAAAAAGATGAGTAACAAACAATATGTTCTCATGATGAATCACCAAAAGCTAAGGCAAAGAGATCGGTTTTTAGCCGGGCTTTGAATATATTTAAAGAGGGTGAGGATCTAACTGTGtgtggcaggctgttccacagtttTGGACCAACAACTGAGAAAGCTCTGTCGCCTCTGGTTTTTAACTTTGTAAGTGGGATAGAAAGGAGTGATTTGTCAGTGGATCTGAGGGGACGAGAGGTGGAATAGGGAGTGAAGAGTTCGGAAATATAATCTGGTGCTGGTCCATGGAGTgctttaaaagcaaataaaagagtcttaaaatcaatcctatACTTTACAGGTAACCAGTGAAGCGAGGCCAATACAGGGGCAATGTGATCGCTTCTCCTGGTACCAGTAATAAGTCTTGCTgctgaattcttttttttttttttttttttttttttcttacttgtctgcattggtcttcatagcttagcgccactaaagggtgtaagcttcttgtgaagattgatgcactgttaatcttgcagtcaagtattttatacccataatgcgtggttgtgaccatcacccaccctccctggagactagcctaacagcctttattggaaaaacttcctaatatgagtcagagagggccgtgatacaccaaagtgtgtcagggggaaagtaaggaaacaagcaagggggagggggtaggtgcttaagtcctgagttatatagtgacagtgcatgcggagaagaaggaggaaaaacaaacaaatgaacaaacaaacgaaagaaagaaaaaaaacaggggagaaacaggcagtgtagctgatgtattgtagccttgaggtggttgtgcttcatgcggattatcaaaaataaacatatacatgtctactatactgtactgaaaaacaaaaacaaaagagaagtctatactgaacaccaaaaatgtgagagtcttggtggagggggaaagcccgattgcagagaagagttgccagcgCGTTGTGGTAGGTCTGAGAcgcaagtgggcccctttggagtgatcccatcggttctttgcgatgcgtcacggagctgaagtattgaacatgcatgcgtgtatttgaaccctcccaatgtgtttatgaaaaccatcaccagggtccagggccagccctgcgggggaagggGGGCGGTATGGCATCCCAAGAAcgcaggagcgcccagaccccaagaccagggagccgcagaggcagcaggacaccacgcaggcccaagGACCCAGGGCGGCAAAGgccggcacccccagagagccagagacacaccccagacaggcggggcaggagggcccGCCCACCCACCGCCCGACGCGGACCCACCACCCCCCCCCCTTACTATGATTCTCCGATCCCTGACGGCGAAACATTAACCCTACaccgtgaatgtgaatgtgagtgcccataagtgtgatgtggtgcattaaaattgagggacataggagacaggtgggggcaaggctgatggctacagcccactgctgtcctgcagcccgTGCAGCCATAAGGCACCTGGAAcctgttcccatctgtcccccaaaatgtaggtgtatgtggtgctttaaaattggagagcagataaggatgggccggggggcagcatggagggctaccggacaccactgtcccatagCCTGCCCCATCATGTAGCCCCCCAATCCATCCGTGGTCCACACCTCAaagagtgagtgtatgtggtgcattaaaactgtgcaatgtgtggtgagtgaactaaatgtggtttaggagGCCAGGCCAGTGTAGGCCCGGCCCGAGGGCCGGAGGAATGGATGGGAGGGGCTAGCAGGTGGCACCAACCAGACCCCGGCGCCGCGAGGCCCCCAACACCCATGGACAGCGGGCCAGGCGGGCCCCAGGGAAACCCAACGGGCCCCCACCTAACCCCGCCCCACTGGCAACTGCAGTGGCAGGCCCCCGCAGTGGTCCCGACCTGGGCCACACCGCCCATAGCAAATCGGCCCCCAGCAGAAGGGCAAGGCGCACCACCAGGGTGCACGGACGACGGGCACCCCCCAGCCCCCCCGAACCCCGACGCGCAGGAGCACAGACCAACCCGCAACCCCGCCAGTACCCCCCCAGACCGCCACAGACCCAAGGCCGGACCCCCAGCCCATCCGGCCCGCCCCACCGGCGGCCGCACACCAACGGGCAGGCCCACACTGCGCAGCACCAGAACACCCCCCGCGGGCAGCACCCATCCCCCACGCCAGGCCCCCCAACCCAGGGGAGGACCCCAGGCCCACCCAAGGCCGGGAgggaggagcagggagggacggggagaggggggagggaggagggagggggaagggCAGGAGCGGAGCGAAGGGGGGGGGAGCCCACCCACCCCGCACCACCAGGGGCGGAAACAGCCCCCCAGGGGGGACCGGCCACGCCGCCCCAGGCCCAGGGAGCACGAGGAGACCCCGCCCCCCCCAGGCACACAGGGCGAGCAGTCCAGACGCATCCGCTCCCAGGGGAAACCGCCCGGCCCCGCAATCCCCCACAGAGCTAGGGAGCAGGCCCGGATTCAAAGGGAAGAAGGTGCACCTAACACATGCTTAAGACCTTGAGTTCTGATGAACCGCTGTGGTATATTgtggtgagagagatagagggattaggggttacatcattaacaaaaacacgttacatattacacaacagtctttcttgagttgtaatatttatatgtacaagtggcatatgctcacaggctgagtggcactatacagacacgtttagtgagtgaataaatggtgaccatttttctgtaaagtatgttaattggtttctgtggccagcagatattttctccagcgaaaTATGTTCTACAAGGAGATTCAGCCAATGTTTGATGTTGAgggtctgtttatctttccagttgactaggattgttttcttggcgatggcgagagctacaagaagagagttgcagtggctgtttgggaGGTCAATTGTCATGTTTGGGAGGTCATTGTCATCTTGCTGCTGAATTCTGAACAAGCTGCAAGCATGAGAGAGCTGACTGGTTGATGCCGGCGTAGAGGGAATTACTATAATCTAATCACAAGGAGATGAAAGAATGAACCAGAATTTCTAAATCTTTTATGGACAGAAATGATTTAAGTTTTGCAATGGATCTTAGATGGAAGAAGCTTGAGCTGACAACTGAGTTGATCTGTATATCAAATTTAAAGGCAGAGTCAAAGATGACACCAAGATTCTTTACATGAGATTTTAAATGGGAAGACAGAGGACCAAGAGCACTGGTAACAGTGGCAGAAGTGTCTGTAAGGCCAAAGATGAGGACCTCAGTTTTGTCATGGTTCAGCTGGAGAAACCTTCATGCCATCCAAGATTTTATGTCATTAATACAGTGAATTAATGCTGTAAGGATCTGATGGTTTCAAAGGGAGGTACAACTGGAAATcattagggttgggtcggttctcggtaataccagtTCGGTCCGGTACTCTGTCttggaccgtttttttttttgtttgtttttgtttttgagaccgaccggacTGCATACGTCATTTTAcagcctgtgtctgcctcttcgccaAATGCACagtgagcaggagagagaggggggtgggggtgaggcggggactgagctaggggcTGAAGGTGTGCATGCGCCTATGGCCTCTACtgaagcctggagtttgtttaacagtgacggacggggagtcgataataatggcggacaatttagtctcaaaaacatcaaagaatgcgccaatatggcaacactttggctttgaggcAGATGAAGGAGGCAACCCTACAGACTTAGATAATCTGAAATGCAAACATTGCATGAAAAAAGTTTCGGCTTCAGGTGGCAACACTTCTAACTTGAAGAAACACCTGGAAAAACAGCATGCCCTCATCGCTGCACGGCTCGGTCCGATAGGGTCTTTGTCCTCTGCTGGGACTTCATCAGCACAGCTCTCCATTGAAGGGTCCTTTGCAAAGGGCACAAAGCACAAGCGTGACGGTCGGAGATGGAGGGAGTGCACTGAAGCAGTCGCCACATACCTTGCTGCAGATATGGTTTCCTTATGAACTGTTAAGAAGCCAGCCTTTAAAAGACTGCTACGTACACTTGACCCTCAGTATGAGCCCCCCCGGTCAAAAGTACTTCTCAGAAACTGCCATTCCAAACTTGTACAATCGAGTGAGAAATTAAGTCCAAGCTGTACTGTCTTCAAATAGCCACTTTGCGCTGACGACAGACATGTGGTCCAGTCACAGTATGACACCGTACATGTCACTTACGGTTCATTTAATTGACAAAGACTGGAAGATGGTGTCAAAGTGCGTCCAGACACACTTAGTTCCCAAAGACCACAACACAGAAAACTTGGCTGAAGCACGGATGCGCAGGcgcgcgtacacacacacattattatcaACATTATTCATACATAATGTATTATTGCTATTATACTATTGCTACTATTATAGCCCATTATGTATTA is a window from the Epinephelus fuscoguttatus linkage group LG15, E.fuscoguttatus.final_Chr_v1 genome containing:
- the LOC125901712 gene encoding tripartite motif-containing protein 16-like; the encoded protein is MAQKGVELDQDTFSCSICLDLLKDPVAIPCGHSYCMNCIKTHWDGEDGKKIYSCPQCRQSFTPRPVLVRNTMLAVLVEELKKTGLQAAPIDHCYAGAEDVACDVCTGRKLKALKSCLVCVASFCEKHLQFHYDSAPFRKHKLVEPSKKLQENICSRHDEVMKMFCRTDQQCICYLCSVDEHKGHDTVSAAAERTEKQRELEVSRQNIQQGIQDREKDVKLLQQEVEAISRSADKAVEDSEKIFTELIRLMEERRSDVKQQVRWQQETEVSRVKELQEKLEQEITELKRKDVKLEELSHTEDHNQFLHNYPSLSALSESTHSSSINIRSLSYFEDVTAAVSEVRDKLQDVLRETWTNVSLTVTDVDVLLSDPEPKTRAEFLKYSREITLDLNTANTHLLLSEGNRRATYISRQQSYPSHPERFTECWQVLSRESLTGRCYWEVEWSGRGVNIAVAYKNINRAGSPNYFGFGRNDKSWALDTNKKCYHFWYNNVETPVSGPQSSRVGVYLDHSAGILSFYNVSETMTLLHRVQTTFTQPLYAGLWLRYADGNTAELCELK